One part of the Anaeromyxobacter sp. Fw109-5 genome encodes these proteins:
- a CDS encoding OmpA family protein produces MSRHAIAVLCVALASGCAAGGKLRADAEVARADIAKARSSGAMRCAPRELALAEANVAFAEEEISIGNGGRAREHLDLSEANVKRALDLSRGCGPTQVTIAKQEERPAVRIEKTDGDKDGVPDVDDRCPELPGRPETGGCPDADGDGVLDADDACPSQPGPRESQGCPVSKDSDSDALPDDIDRCPLDPEDRDGFQDEDGCPDADNDGDGVVDKADACPLEPGAVEARGCPVKDRDGDGVSDPADSCPDVAGIKALAGCPDSDSDGIPDAEDKCPQQAGTKENGGCPDADTDGDALADRIDKCPTQFGPRPDGCPKKYTLVQVRREKIDIKQQVHFATAKFRVLPDSFPLLNQVVQVLRDFPNMQISIEGHTDSVGGEALNMRLSQQRAEAVLDYLISKGVSPERLEAIGFGPTKPIASNKTASGRARNRRTEFRIVTLE; encoded by the coding sequence GTGAGCCGCCACGCGATCGCGGTCCTCTGCGTGGCGCTCGCGTCCGGCTGCGCCGCCGGTGGCAAGCTCCGCGCCGACGCGGAGGTCGCCCGCGCCGACATCGCCAAGGCCCGCAGCTCGGGCGCGATGCGCTGCGCTCCGCGCGAGCTCGCCCTGGCCGAGGCGAACGTCGCGTTCGCCGAGGAGGAGATCTCGATCGGCAACGGCGGCCGCGCGCGCGAGCACCTCGACCTCTCCGAGGCGAACGTGAAGCGCGCCCTCGACCTGTCGCGCGGCTGCGGCCCGACCCAGGTCACGATCGCCAAGCAGGAGGAGCGGCCGGCCGTCAGGATCGAGAAGACCGACGGCGACAAGGACGGCGTGCCCGACGTGGACGACCGCTGCCCCGAGCTGCCGGGCCGCCCCGAGACGGGCGGCTGCCCCGACGCCGACGGCGACGGCGTGCTCGACGCGGACGACGCGTGCCCCTCGCAGCCCGGCCCGCGCGAGTCGCAGGGCTGCCCGGTCTCGAAGGACTCCGACTCCGACGCGCTGCCCGACGACATCGATCGCTGCCCGCTGGACCCCGAGGATCGCGACGGGTTCCAGGACGAGGACGGCTGCCCCGACGCGGACAACGACGGCGACGGCGTGGTCGACAAGGCAGATGCCTGCCCGCTCGAGCCCGGCGCGGTGGAGGCGCGCGGCTGCCCGGTGAAGGACCGGGACGGCGACGGGGTCTCCGACCCGGCCGACTCCTGCCCGGACGTCGCGGGGATCAAGGCGCTCGCGGGGTGCCCCGACTCCGACTCCGACGGCATCCCGGACGCCGAGGACAAGTGCCCGCAGCAGGCGGGGACGAAGGAGAACGGCGGCTGCCCCGACGCCGACACGGACGGTGACGCGCTCGCCGACCGGATCGACAAGTGCCCCACGCAGTTCGGCCCGCGGCCCGACGGCTGTCCGAAGAAGTACACGCTGGTCCAGGTGCGCCGGGAGAAGATCGACATCAAGCAGCAGGTGCACTTCGCGACCGCCAAGTTCCGGGTGCTGCCGGACTCCTTCCCGCTGCTGAACCAGGTCGTGCAGGTGCTGCGCGACTTCCCGAACATGCAGATCTCGATCGAGGGGCACACCGACTCGGTCGGCGGCGAGGCGCTCAACATGCGGCTCAGCCAGCAGCGCGCGGAGGCGGTGCTCGACTACCTCATCTCGAAGGGCGTCTCGCCCGAGCGGCTCGAGGCCATCGGCTTCGGCCCGACGAAGCCGATCGCCTCCAACAAGACGGCGAGCGGGCGCGCCCGGAACCGGCGGACCGAGTTCCGGATCGTGACGCTGGAGTAG
- a CDS encoding sigma-54 dependent transcriptional regulator, with translation MNDRPKSVACGACLVVVPDGASDLTRALTHAGFAVTTALAERDALEALERSSFEAVYVAQSLGGPALARVVAASGQRLGDAPVVVLGSAGTVQEAVDAMQLGAGDYLAPPHDPEAAVRRLARILERCAPPSTVPFAPSLLGVVGSSPAMRRLYASIEKISRYKSNVLLLGESGTGKEIIARALHERGPRRQHLFVPVNCATLGRDILENELFGHERGAFTGANERKKGLFELADGGTFLLDEIAEMDLSTQAKLLRVLERSEFRRVGGTAKVKVDLSIVAATNRNLEEAIAAGRFREDLYYRLKVVTLVVPPLRERREDIPALVEAFVADFNRRTGGRIAGVEPAALEALVQRDWPGNVRELRNAVEGACVLAMGDTVKLEDLGEPDARGAPPLPALPRAPARAAPLPEPTPIGGHISIPIGCSLAEAERRIILANLAHYGTRARAARALGVGLRTLYTKLAAWSRDGEDAESA, from the coding sequence ATGAACGACCGTCCCAAGTCCGTCGCCTGCGGCGCCTGCCTCGTCGTCGTCCCCGACGGCGCGTCCGACCTCACCCGCGCGCTCACGCACGCCGGGTTCGCCGTGACGACCGCCCTCGCCGAGCGCGACGCCCTCGAGGCGCTCGAGCGGTCCTCCTTCGAGGCGGTGTACGTCGCCCAGTCCCTGGGCGGCCCGGCGCTCGCGCGGGTGGTGGCCGCCAGCGGGCAGCGGCTCGGCGACGCGCCGGTCGTGGTGCTCGGCAGCGCCGGCACGGTGCAGGAGGCGGTGGACGCGATGCAGCTCGGCGCGGGGGACTACCTCGCGCCCCCCCATGACCCGGAGGCGGCGGTGCGGCGCCTCGCGCGGATCCTGGAGCGCTGCGCGCCTCCGTCCACCGTGCCGTTCGCCCCGAGCTTGCTCGGCGTGGTGGGCTCCTCCCCCGCGATGCGCAGGCTGTACGCCTCGATCGAGAAGATCTCCCGCTACAAGAGCAACGTCCTGCTGCTCGGCGAGAGCGGGACGGGCAAGGAGATCATCGCCCGCGCCCTGCACGAGCGCGGCCCGCGGCGCCAGCACCTGTTCGTGCCGGTGAACTGCGCGACGCTCGGGCGCGACATCCTCGAGAACGAGCTCTTCGGGCACGAGCGCGGCGCGTTCACGGGCGCGAACGAGCGCAAGAAGGGGCTCTTCGAGCTCGCCGACGGCGGGACGTTCCTCCTCGACGAGATCGCCGAGATGGACCTCTCCACCCAGGCGAAGCTGCTGCGCGTCCTCGAGCGCAGCGAGTTCCGCCGCGTCGGCGGCACCGCCAAGGTCAAGGTGGACCTCTCGATCGTCGCGGCCACGAACCGCAACCTCGAGGAGGCCATCGCGGCCGGCCGCTTCCGCGAGGACCTCTACTACCGGCTGAAGGTGGTGACGCTCGTCGTCCCGCCGCTGCGCGAGCGGCGCGAGGACATCCCCGCGCTGGTGGAGGCGTTCGTCGCCGACTTCAACCGCCGCACCGGCGGGCGCATCGCCGGGGTCGAGCCCGCCGCGCTCGAGGCGCTCGTCCAGCGCGACTGGCCCGGCAACGTGCGCGAGCTGCGCAACGCCGTGGAGGGCGCCTGCGTGCTCGCCATGGGCGACACGGTGAAGCTCGAGGATCTCGGCGAGCCCGACGCGCGCGGCGCTCCCCCCCTCCCTGCCCTCCCGCGCGCCCCCGCGCGCGCGGCACCCCTCCCCGAGCCCACGCCCATCGGCGGCCACATCAGCATCCCGATCGGCTGCTCGCTCGCCGAGGCGGAGCGGCGGATCATCCTCGCCAACCTGGCCCACTACGGCACGCGCGCCCGCGCCGCCCGGGCGCTCGGCGTCGGGCTACGCACCCTCTACACGAAGCTCGCCGCGTGGTCGCGCGACGGCGAGGATGCCGAATCGGCATGA
- a CDS encoding serine/threonine-protein kinase, with amino-acid sequence MAASRPPEGSLERDPSGGAPERMLGRVLGNRYRVLSRLGEGGMGTVYLCEHAVLRRRFALKVLRADLASDPELVERFRNEAIAASRIGQENVVDVVDYGAEADGAQYYVMEALEGRSLGTILRDCGSIPVARALALLEQICRALGAAHARGVVHRDVKPENVFVIRREDGEEQAKVLDFGISHVPAAPGCERLTRAGAIIGTPEYMAPEQATGAVVDHRADVYAVGVLAYEMLTGALPIQASSEIATLVAAQTQAPDPPSRHNAEVSPEVDALVLRALAKRPEDRHPTMAAFAAEIARLRGALAKASGIRHAIETARLDALVPPPAQASARVPGPATPRGSRSRGDTIALTESLVRSPAAQRGGRGTIFAIGATAALGVALAGGWLMWGGKGEAASVATAMPTPTATQTATSTLAGSPEAGHPERSVSASAETRSRGTPTPTPTPTATSTPTPTSTPTPTPTSTSTPTATPTPTARPEPVEGRAASRGVPTDVKDPYAAEGKDLKPDPFQ; translated from the coding sequence ATGGCCGCCTCGCGCCCACCAGAAGGATCCCTGGAGCGCGACCCGTCCGGAGGGGCGCCGGAACGGATGCTGGGCCGCGTCCTCGGAAACCGATATCGCGTGCTATCTCGCCTCGGCGAAGGAGGCATGGGCACGGTCTACCTGTGCGAGCACGCGGTGCTGCGCCGGCGCTTCGCGCTGAAGGTGCTGCGCGCCGACCTCGCCTCCGACCCGGAGCTGGTCGAGCGCTTCCGCAACGAGGCGATCGCGGCGAGCCGCATCGGCCAGGAGAACGTGGTCGACGTGGTGGACTACGGCGCCGAGGCGGACGGGGCCCAGTACTACGTGATGGAGGCGCTGGAGGGCAGGAGCCTCGGCACCATCCTGCGGGACTGCGGCTCGATCCCGGTCGCGCGCGCGCTCGCGCTCCTCGAGCAGATCTGCCGCGCGCTCGGCGCCGCGCACGCCCGCGGCGTGGTGCACCGCGACGTGAAGCCCGAGAACGTCTTCGTCATCCGCCGCGAGGACGGGGAGGAGCAGGCGAAGGTGCTCGACTTCGGCATCTCGCACGTGCCGGCGGCGCCCGGGTGCGAGCGGCTGACGCGCGCGGGCGCCATCATCGGGACGCCCGAGTACATGGCGCCGGAGCAGGCGACGGGCGCGGTCGTGGACCACCGCGCCGACGTGTACGCCGTGGGCGTGCTCGCCTACGAGATGCTCACCGGCGCGCTGCCGATCCAGGCGTCGTCCGAGATCGCCACGCTGGTGGCCGCCCAGACGCAGGCACCGGACCCGCCGAGCCGCCACAACGCCGAGGTCTCGCCGGAGGTCGACGCGCTCGTCCTGCGCGCCCTCGCGAAGCGGCCGGAGGACCGGCACCCGACGATGGCCGCGTTCGCCGCGGAGATCGCGCGGCTGCGCGGCGCGCTCGCCAAGGCGAGCGGGATACGGCACGCGATCGAGACCGCCCGCCTCGACGCGCTCGTCCCCCCGCCTGCGCAGGCCTCCGCTCGCGTGCCCGGCCCGGCGACGCCGCGTGGGAGCCGCTCGCGCGGGGACACGATCGCGCTGACGGAGTCGCTCGTCCGCTCCCCCGCGGCGCAGCGCGGGGGCCGCGGGACGATCTTCGCGATCGGGGCCACCGCTGCGCTCGGCGTGGCGCTGGCCGGCGGGTGGTTGATGTGGGGGGGAAAGGGAGAGGCCGCGTCGGTCGCGACGGCGATGCCGACCCCGACCGCGACCCAGACCGCGACCTCGACCCTCGCCGGATCTCCTGAGGCCGGTCATCCCGAGCGTAGCGTCTCCGCGTCCGCGGAGACGCGGAGTCGAGGGACCCCGACCCCGACCCCGACCCCGACCGCGACCTCGACCCCGACCCCGACCTCGACCCCGACCCCGACCCCGACCTCGACCTCGACCCCGACCGCGACCCCGACCCCGACCGCTCGCCCTGAGCCTGTCGAAGGGCGAGCCGCCTCACGTGGCGTACCGACCGACGTGAAGGACCCCTACGCCGCCGAGGGCAAGGACCTGAAGCCGGACCCGTTCCAATGA
- a CDS encoding PEGA domain-containing protein, translating into MMRRLLATLILATVLGASAPARADDTAEARSRFREGAELYRAKQYREAISRFEEAYRLKPAAAIHYNVAQCREKLGEWPAAIRSYHDYLREAPEANDRAVVRAAIQKLEERLSATGAQPLLVYTDPPGAEVRIDGRARGTSPFHLVLPPGSYEVALALEGYERIAMEIAMRSRAAHVLDLQLRPSQPAPVASTAPATQPSGPAGQPPKPDLALRAAPPAAGAHDAADVGLSAQTAPREKRRIYTWIAGGTAVVAAAVGGYYGWSARRAESALHDGDGDANANASDATSRARRANVLYAVAGSAAAAGVTLFFVEKKF; encoded by the coding sequence ATGATGCGCCGCCTCCTCGCCACCCTCATCCTCGCCACCGTCCTCGGCGCGTCCGCGCCGGCGCGAGCGGACGACACCGCCGAGGCGAGGTCCCGCTTCCGGGAGGGCGCCGAGCTCTACCGCGCGAAGCAGTACCGCGAGGCGATCTCCCGGTTCGAGGAGGCGTATCGCCTGAAGCCCGCCGCCGCGATCCACTACAACGTGGCGCAGTGCCGCGAGAAGCTGGGCGAGTGGCCGGCGGCGATCCGCAGCTACCACGACTACCTGCGCGAGGCGCCCGAGGCGAACGATCGCGCGGTCGTGCGCGCCGCGATCCAGAAGCTGGAGGAGCGGCTCTCCGCGACGGGGGCACAGCCCCTCCTCGTCTACACCGATCCCCCCGGCGCCGAGGTCCGCATCGACGGACGCGCGCGCGGCACCTCGCCGTTCCACCTCGTGCTGCCGCCCGGGAGCTACGAGGTGGCGCTGGCGCTCGAGGGGTACGAGCGCATCGCGATGGAGATCGCGATGCGCTCCCGCGCGGCCCACGTCCTCGACCTGCAGCTCCGCCCTTCCCAGCCGGCGCCGGTCGCGTCCACGGCGCCGGCGACCCAGCCGTCCGGGCCGGCCGGCCAGCCGCCGAAGCCCGACCTCGCGCTGCGCGCCGCTCCCCCGGCGGCCGGAGCCCACGACGCCGCGGACGTGGGGCTCTCGGCCCAGACGGCCCCGCGGGAAAAGCGCCGCATCTACACCTGGATCGCCGGGGGCACGGCGGTCGTCGCCGCGGCCGTCGGTGGATATTACGGGTGGTCGGCGCGGCGGGCCGAGTCGGCCCTCCACGACGGCGACGGCGACGCGAACGCGAACGCCTCCGACGCGACGTCGCGGGCGCGCCGCGCCAACGTCCTGTACGCCGTCGCGGGATCGGCGGCCGCGGCAGGCGTCACCCTGTTCTTCGTGGAGAAGAAGTTCTGA
- a CDS encoding right-handed parallel beta-helix repeat-containing protein, whose protein sequence is MDRRCSTRAATCALETIGARTRDCEQGGLVCGDRSGAPSCQCPANEGAEFAVAAPASMSQATLVPTGVAEPPECRFRSLTAAIAAAADAGGGTVIAMGGNTGSSRFGVATGETLPIDIPAGVTVRSDHSTSGVTYAIHLDDAAASAAVRLHGGGALSDFVIENEAGDSTRDAIELACDGTNLPVRLDRVELRGEGVDAEHRLQHGIHVNDTCGITAADVVIAGMEAEAVLVNAAVESAFVGGAFERNGKGVRVKQGVLKLEGVRVEMNAGKGIEADSSSGEAVLELRGVKVLRNGETGIAAMNATRLFIEDSTVFGNGARDWGPPNYPNSTGTVRKCGGIVLIGEPPEADAEPTFRFARNRVYSNSGDQVLVMLSGGLTWPLGAAACGTMATDTTVFGCYDPDASGSSVSYRGLVVIDAVADVSRISWKSGVAYPSGSTDYKWFGTSSLVLLTGTPTYCALPAQLDCSTPDSK, encoded by the coding sequence GTGGATCGGCGCTGCAGTACGCGCGCGGCGACGTGCGCGCTCGAGACGATCGGCGCGAGGACGAGGGACTGCGAGCAGGGCGGGCTCGTGTGCGGCGACCGCAGCGGCGCGCCGAGCTGCCAGTGTCCGGCGAACGAGGGGGCCGAGTTCGCAGTGGCGGCCCCGGCCTCGATGTCCCAAGCGACGCTGGTGCCCACCGGCGTGGCCGAGCCGCCCGAGTGCCGCTTCCGCTCGCTGACCGCCGCGATTGCAGCGGCGGCCGACGCCGGCGGCGGAACCGTGATCGCGATGGGCGGGAACACTGGTAGCTCGAGATTCGGCGTCGCCACGGGCGAGACGCTGCCCATCGACATCCCTGCGGGCGTGACGGTCAGGTCGGACCACTCCACCTCCGGTGTGACGTACGCGATCCACCTGGACGACGCCGCCGCGAGCGCCGCCGTCAGGCTCCACGGTGGGGGCGCGCTCAGCGACTTCGTCATCGAGAACGAAGCCGGCGACTCGACGCGGGACGCGATCGAGCTCGCGTGCGACGGTACGAACCTTCCGGTGCGCCTCGACCGCGTCGAGTTGCGTGGTGAGGGCGTCGATGCGGAGCACCGGCTGCAGCACGGCATCCACGTGAACGACACGTGCGGCATCACCGCGGCCGACGTCGTCATCGCTGGCATGGAAGCCGAGGCGGTGCTCGTGAACGCAGCTGTCGAAAGCGCGTTCGTCGGAGGCGCGTTCGAGCGGAACGGCAAGGGCGTCCGCGTGAAGCAGGGCGTCCTGAAGCTCGAGGGCGTGCGCGTGGAGATGAACGCCGGAAAGGGAATCGAGGCCGATTCATCGTCGGGCGAGGCCGTGCTCGAGCTGAGGGGCGTGAAGGTGCTGCGCAACGGCGAAACCGGCATCGCGGCCATGAACGCGACGCGTCTCTTCATTGAGGATTCGACGGTCTTCGGGAACGGAGCGAGAGACTGGGGACCGCCGAACTACCCCAACTCGACTGGAACCGTTCGCAAGTGCGGGGGCATCGTCCTCATCGGCGAGCCGCCGGAGGCGGACGCGGAGCCCACGTTCCGCTTCGCGCGCAACCGGGTGTACTCGAACAGTGGCGATCAGGTGCTGGTGATGCTCTCGGGCGGCCTGACATGGCCACTTGGCGCGGCGGCGTGTGGAACGATGGCCACAGATACCACCGTCTTCGGATGCTACGACCCGGACGCTTCGGGATCGTCTGTGTCGTACCGGGGGCTCGTTGTGATCGACGCGGTCGCGGACGTCAGTCGGATCTCGTGGAAATCCGGTGTTGCGTACCCCAGCGGCTCCACGGACTACAAGTGGTTCGGGACCAGCAGTTTGGTGCTGCTGACCGGAACCCCTACTTACTGCGCCCTCCCGGCCCAGCTCGACTGCAGCACGCCGGACTCTAAGTAA
- the truD gene encoding tRNA pseudouridine(13) synthase TruD yields the protein MTDAPLVTAELPGSGGSLRRSPEDFRVDEVPAYLPSGAGPHLYLRVEKRGRTTRDALRTLARALGVPERDAGYAGLKDKDAVTTQWLSFPAARDPEPQALASEGLRVLEVSRHANKLRPGHVRANRFQLAVRGGDLARAQAAAAALAERGLPNLFGPQRFGTEGRNAEVGRALLLGDPSPEARRAARDRFLRRLSISAYQALLFNRWLAERMADGLFATAVAGDVLKKLDTGGLFTCADPAVDGPRVQRFEVSPAGPMFGHKLRAAEGEALAREERLLAAEGIQLSDFARGGGEAEGTRRAARLRVEVALAPLEDGYLATFELPKGSYATVVMRELMKAGAELPEADED from the coding sequence GTGACGGACGCGCCGCTCGTCACCGCCGAGCTGCCCGGCTCGGGCGGCTCGCTCCGGCGCTCGCCGGAGGACTTCCGCGTCGACGAGGTGCCCGCGTACCTGCCGTCCGGCGCCGGCCCGCACCTCTACCTCCGCGTCGAGAAGCGCGGCCGCACCACGCGCGACGCGCTGCGGACCCTCGCGCGCGCCCTCGGCGTGCCGGAGCGCGACGCCGGGTACGCCGGGCTCAAGGACAAGGACGCCGTCACGACGCAGTGGCTGTCGTTCCCCGCCGCGCGCGACCCAGAGCCGCAGGCGCTGGCGTCGGAGGGGCTGCGCGTGCTCGAGGTGTCGCGCCACGCGAACAAGCTCAGGCCGGGGCACGTCCGCGCGAACCGGTTCCAGCTGGCCGTCCGCGGGGGCGACCTCGCCCGCGCGCAGGCCGCCGCGGCGGCGCTCGCGGAGCGCGGGTTGCCCAACCTCTTCGGCCCGCAGCGGTTCGGGACCGAGGGCCGCAACGCCGAGGTCGGGCGCGCCCTGCTCCTCGGCGACCCCTCCCCCGAGGCGCGCCGCGCGGCGCGCGACCGCTTCCTGCGGCGGCTCTCGATCTCGGCGTACCAGGCGCTGCTCTTCAACCGCTGGCTGGCGGAGCGGATGGCGGACGGGCTGTTCGCGACCGCCGTCGCCGGCGACGTGCTGAAGAAGCTCGACACCGGCGGCCTCTTCACCTGCGCCGACCCCGCGGTGGACGGCCCGCGCGTGCAGCGCTTCGAGGTCTCGCCCGCCGGCCCCATGTTCGGCCACAAGCTGCGCGCCGCCGAGGGCGAGGCGCTCGCGCGCGAGGAGCGGCTGCTCGCCGCCGAGGGGATCCAGCTCTCCGACTTCGCCCGGGGCGGCGGCGAGGCGGAGGGGACGCGGCGCGCCGCGCGGCTCCGCGTGGAGGTCGCGCTCGCGCCGCTCGAGGACGGCTACCTCGCCACCTTCGAGCTGCCGAAGGGTTCGTACGCGACGGTGGTCATGCGCGAGCTCATGAAGGCCGGCGCGGAGCTGCCCGAGGCGGACGAGGACTGA
- a CDS encoding DUF4398 domain-containing protein, translated as MRLLPAVLALAGLCACGPVQSTASLIDADVAFEAARAAGAATSAPYEFTSAEAYLHKAREAAGRAQYEASADFAARARDLAREAREKAAAATNKAEASL; from the coding sequence GTGCGGCTCCTCCCCGCCGTGCTGGCGCTCGCCGGCCTCTGCGCCTGTGGCCCGGTGCAGTCCACCGCCTCCCTCATCGACGCGGACGTGGCGTTCGAGGCAGCCCGCGCCGCGGGTGCCGCGACCAGCGCACCGTACGAGTTCACCAGCGCCGAGGCCTACCTGCACAAGGCCCGCGAGGCGGCGGGACGCGCCCAGTACGAGGCCTCGGCCGACTTCGCGGCCCGCGCACGGGATCTGGCGCGCGAGGCGCGCGAGAAGGCGGCCGCGGCGACGAACAAGGCGGAGGCCTCGCTGTGA
- a CDS encoding FHA domain-containing protein, which produces MSEIVVMNGVCAGTVFVLPDIPTVLGRSPESHLQIGDPWISSMHAMFERRGEEVWVIDLESRNGTFLGEDRVGEARLDDGSIVRFGRTQVRFTARSTWTSPPLTPREERARADAQRQTIRSDGTIPARAPPPPRAAEADPYALSQRPLVVLRASLHVPGLPAAPETAERLRAALDAVSQAALEEGAAVARLASVGVLALFGLAGLSTQDAVRALQAARTATAAVRRLGGVDLRVGVDAGPVLAGDAGGPSGHELTALGPAADRAERLASAAAPGEILVGPGAASALEAAGLPRIGTRDVDGLLVDVIGAGDD; this is translated from the coding sequence TTGTCCGAGATCGTGGTGATGAACGGGGTCTGCGCGGGGACGGTCTTCGTGCTCCCCGACATCCCGACCGTCCTCGGCCGCTCGCCCGAGTCGCACCTCCAGATCGGCGATCCGTGGATCTCGAGCATGCACGCCATGTTCGAGCGCCGGGGCGAGGAGGTCTGGGTCATCGACCTCGAGAGCCGCAACGGGACGTTCCTGGGGGAGGACCGCGTCGGGGAGGCGCGGCTCGACGACGGGTCCATCGTCCGCTTCGGGCGCACGCAGGTCCGATTCACCGCGCGCTCCACCTGGACCTCTCCGCCGCTCACGCCGCGCGAGGAGCGCGCCCGGGCGGACGCGCAGCGCCAGACCATCCGCTCGGACGGGACGATCCCCGCCCGCGCGCCGCCGCCCCCGCGCGCCGCCGAGGCCGACCCGTACGCGCTGTCGCAGCGGCCGCTCGTCGTGCTGCGCGCCTCGCTGCACGTCCCCGGACTCCCGGCCGCGCCCGAGACCGCGGAGCGGCTCCGGGCGGCGCTCGACGCGGTCAGCCAGGCCGCGCTCGAAGAAGGCGCCGCGGTCGCCCGGCTCGCGTCGGTCGGCGTGCTGGCGCTGTTCGGGCTCGCCGGCCTCTCGACGCAGGACGCCGTCCGCGCCCTGCAGGCGGCCCGCACCGCGACCGCGGCCGTGCGGCGCCTCGGCGGGGTGGACCTGCGCGTGGGGGTGGACGCGGGGCCGGTGCTGGCGGGCGACGCGGGCGGGCCCAGCGGCCACGAGCTCACGGCGCTCGGCCCGGCAGCCGATCGCGCCGAGCGGCTGGCGAGCGCGGCGGCACCCGGCGAGATCCTCGTCGGCCCGGGCGCGGCGAGCGCCCTGGAGGCGGCCGGCCTTCCCCGCATCGGGACGCGCGACGTGGACGGGCTCCTGGTCGACGTCATCGGAGCCGGCGACGACTGA
- a CDS encoding GlsB/YeaQ/YmgE family stress response membrane protein, which translates to MGILAWIVFGFIIGLLARAVVPGKQGMGLIMTTLLGVAGSLIGGLVASALGGGDATRFQPSGFIGSLIGAVLLLLIAGFAMKPRRRVA; encoded by the coding sequence ATGGGAATTCTGGCTTGGATAGTCTTCGGGTTCATCATCGGGTTGCTGGCCCGCGCGGTCGTCCCGGGGAAGCAGGGGATGGGGCTGATCATGACGACGCTGCTCGGCGTCGCCGGCTCGCTGATCGGCGGTCTCGTGGCTTCCGCGCTGGGTGGCGGCGACGCGACGAGGTTCCAGCCGAGCGGCTTCATCGGCAGCCTCATCGGCGCGGTCCTGCTGCTGCTCATCGCGGGCTTCGCGATGAAGCCGCGCCGGCGCGTGGCGTAG
- a CDS encoding PTS sugar transporter subunit IIA → MQLTTRDAARLLGVSDSTLHRWLKSGELHATRVNDQYRLNRIDLLEFAAARNVPISAELLAELETEAPELPSLADALRAGGVHRGLAGADKAAILRAVVERLPLPRPADRDLLHRVLLAREALGSTGLGNGIAIPHARNPIVLRIPKPEVAVCYLDQPVEFGAIDGKPVHTLVTLVSPSTRVHLHLLALVAAALHDPSVLARLEARAGAEELVPEIARVEAAIAAQRAGGAR, encoded by the coding sequence ATGCAGCTCACGACGCGCGACGCAGCCCGCCTCCTCGGCGTCTCGGACTCGACGCTCCACCGCTGGCTCAAGAGCGGGGAGCTCCACGCCACGCGGGTGAACGACCAGTACCGGCTCAACCGGATCGATCTGCTGGAGTTCGCCGCCGCGCGGAACGTGCCCATCTCCGCCGAGCTCCTCGCCGAGCTCGAGACGGAGGCCCCGGAGCTGCCGAGCCTCGCGGACGCGCTGCGGGCCGGCGGCGTCCACCGCGGCCTCGCCGGCGCGGACAAGGCGGCCATCCTGCGAGCGGTCGTGGAGCGGCTGCCGCTCCCGCGTCCCGCCGATCGCGACCTCCTCCACCGGGTCCTCCTGGCGCGCGAGGCGCTCGGCTCGACCGGGCTCGGCAACGGCATCGCCATCCCCCACGCCCGCAACCCGATCGTGCTGCGCATCCCGAAGCCGGAGGTGGCGGTCTGCTACCTCGATCAGCCGGTCGAGTTCGGCGCCATCGACGGGAAGCCCGTGCACACGCTCGTCACGCTCGTGAGCCCGTCCACGCGCGTGCACCTCCACCTGCTCGCCCTCGTCGCCGCGGCGCTGCACGACCCCTCCGTCCTCGCGCGGCTCGAGGCGCGCGCCGGCGCGGAGGAGCTCGTGCCCGAGATCGCGCGCGTCGAGGCGGCCATCGCCGCGCAGCGCGCCGGGGGCGCCCGGTGA